The genomic DNA CAAAAATTGTACCAATTGTATCAGATTCAATTATCACTTCAAAGATGTGGaattcatatatatatgtaaatatatatgtaatatatatgtatttttaaatacattttgtattattatttttaatgactttAGAGTACTGTTAAACTTCCACAACTTTCACAGAAACTGCTGTGTCCCACAAAACATAACTATATCTTATTTGATGTAAATAAACAAGCTcatgaaaatatttataagCCTTTGATTTTTAACCACGCTTTTTATATGTAAAAGATTAGCACATGATTTAGCCCACATGCCCAGAAGTCACAAGTTTCAATAAATTACTAACCAATCACAATTCGGACAGAGCTCAGAATTATTGCCACCCTACAAAATGTAAGCATTAGCTTAGTTACGCATTAAATtgatacattaaataaaactcaCACCATATTCGGTTACTGATCTGCCTCATCCTATGAAATAAATTGTAGTAATGAATACAGAGTGTGAAATTGTGTCATTACCCATCTGTTAGCAGAGTATATTTGTACTTGGTCCCCAGCTCTTTCCCCTGCAGCCAGGCCACCACTCTGCGAAGAACGTGAGGAAACGTATCAGCCTCGTCCACCATtttctgaaacaaaaaaaaagtcatgtgttGGGATCCTAATGCGTAACTCAGTCCCATGCTGTTCAGAGTAAGTGCTGAATTTCCCACCCAATTACCTGTGTTATTCCTGTTAGTTCCACACAGAAATCGGAGAGCTGCGGGTTCAGCTGGGGCTTCACATACTCCTGAAATGTATCGACCTGCGTTCACATGGAAAACACAAGCTCAAAGAACATTCTATAAACCAGTCACTTAGATGCAGTGCTTTGCTTTTCTCATAGTGTCTGGATGGGAACTATTCAAATAGAAAGTCACAAAAATCCTgatggtaaagtgctcgccctatcaacCAGAGATCACTGGTTttggtgatgctgttttcctctcacagccggaggcacagagagagctgattggcggAGCTCTcccaggggggagggatgagaggtacttgtgctcccacattaatcacgactctacagccaatcaggggcgtctgtgagctcacgcacgtGAAAGGagtggctagcgctttcctccgagtgtgttactccgcccctaacggtgcgtgagcaagcagttcgaaaagatgcgatcggctgacgtcacgcggttcggaggaaacacgtgatagtcttcggccctcccggctgagtggtagtggtagccttaatgtgggagccccctagtgactgggaggaattggccacgactaaattagggaagaaaattggaaaaaaaaaaaaaaagaaaagaaatacacaaataaataaatttcacttTGCGGATCAGTAAGTTCCAATAACCCCATACACAGTCaggtttataaacatttataaacctgtgtgtgtgcatacagtatatatatatatatatatactgtatatatatatatatatatgtatgtgtgtgtgtgtgtgtgtgtatgtatattatttttaaacatgtcagCATCACTAATAATAGTTTGACATAATCCTTTAGACTATTTTATGACACTGTCTGGGCGGAATGTTGATGCTGCCTCCTCTTCCCTCACTGTGTGCTAGTTCTGTGGCATTACTGTGTTATTTAACAACATACATGTATATGAAATACATTGGAATTTTAAACAGCATTACTTTTTTGTCTATTTCcatcatttattaatatatatatttttttaaatacctcaATGTTATTCCTCAAAAATTCAATCTAGATGACTCACAACAATGTGAGCATCTTCTCTCACCAACTCACAAtctccaaagtgtgtgtgtcgaTAAGGACCACGGGGAACTCGATGATTTCATGGAGGAACTGATATGGGTTATTCTCTTCACATGTAGCCTCAAAGTCCACCACACAGATGTAGTCGTAATACAAGTCGTCAGAGCCGACTGTCGCTGACTGCTTCAGCTTCTGCTTCTTATAGTAGTTCTTAAGACGCTTTCTCAGGACATCTTTCACCCCCCTAACAAAATATCGCAAAGACATACATTTAGAAAATCATTCtatgttcagcagttaaagTCAGGGTTGTATAAAGAACTGGTAATAAGAtactaaaatttatttatttgttcttcAGGAAGGAGTAAAATTACTGCTGTGCACATTTCAGTGCTTGTATTCTATGTACAATCTGCCCTCTAATAGACTTGAAcctaataatgtacagtacttaatAACATGCAGCATCCAGAAATCCAGCGTAAAAAACACATTACCaatagatttaatcatgttgaaaTACCAATCTTACCTGGTGTCCAGCTTGAGGTCAGCACATTTAGCACACAGTTCGTCTCTGTTCATGCGGTTAATGGCGCCGTTAGCCAGAGAGATCTCTTTATACACCGGATCACTGAAATCTGCATGTCCCGTTTCTTTACATAAGCTGTTATTCTGTTCAGACTAAAAGAAAGCGAGGTGTGTAAGAAATCATCAGTCTTAATACAAGTTATTAATACCACCTTAAAATTTTGTCTCAACAGTCTCAATCTTGTCTCAAATCTCaagatatataatataaagttataaataatttaatataaataatataagagACTGGACTTTACAACATTTTAGGgttgtattaattttatttatttgtattaataagttctgccatacagaaagacaggcagacatggacgtgggcttcaacctaaaatactattacacacacacccacatattataaatatttaaaatgtagccTTTAAACAAAGCATTCTGCAGAGCCCCCATGAATTAGGAGGAATGGCTCATTTAAACAACTCAAACAAGTTTAACATTTGCAggacacatttttatatttatctacAGACAGTTTTTAGTTCCCTTCTCCCTAGGAGaatgatcctgtttaagtggAAGTAGTTGTTGCCACCAGTGGGTGCTCACTGGATTAAATAGGTCTTGTACTGTGTTCATCTGAAAAAAATCTCAGAAATTTTATAATGCTTGGCAACCATTTATGAgccactttgaaaaaaaaaataggtgcaaatacaaactgtaataaaagatttctcttttaatttcttattgcCTTTGTTTActattcttttgttttatgtgtaatttatttatttatttgttttttttgtggggggtaaaaaaaaataatagtataacatgtatgtatatgtaaccTATTTATatttccaattaaaaaaaaaaacttaaagaaaacaaaaaaagaaaatgtagctactttaAGAAGGACCAAATTGTAATAACTAGACActtgggtcagagcaactccaataCTTAAgatcttgtgggatgttcccaagctgcagtggtcaggacctaccaaaagtgaactaactaactaaactggtgaacaaattaataaaaagaaaagtgtcagaAGACTGGCTGATTGGTTtatagcaacaacaaaaaaaagtatatacactt from Clarias gariepinus isolate MV-2021 ecotype Netherlands chromosome 19, CGAR_prim_01v2, whole genome shotgun sequence includes the following:
- the eri1 gene encoding 3'-5' exoribonuclease 1, which translates into the protein MEEKSKEVGITECVSEQEDSGQAKSEQNNSLCKETGHADFSDPVYKEISLANGAINRMNRDELCAKCADLKLDTRGVKDVLRKRLKNYYKKQKLKQSATVGSDDLYYDYICVVDFEATCEENNPYQFLHEIIEFPVVLIDTHTLEIVDTFQEYVKPQLNPQLSDFCVELTGITQKMVDEADTFPHVLRRVVAWLQGKELGTKYKYTLLTDGSWDMSKFLHTQCRLSRLRYPQFARSWINIRKSYGNYYKVTRTQTRLNCMLENLGMQYEGRLHCGLDDSRNIARVAIHMLKDGCRLRVNERLHEGHLQNVSNTAVLEGAPPPQYPKSRD